One region of Bacteroidota bacterium genomic DNA includes:
- a CDS encoding GNAT family N-acetyltransferase: MGEVKNDISFSEFGDPDFHRLIQLTENTYPGQDISKPAYLDWEYLRNPDGKAIVFVAEKFNELYSQYIILPRKYFANTKVLNGSLSVNTLTHPDARGQGLFPKLAELTYDKASRQDIQFTVGFPNPVSSPVFRSKLNFNTLGYLPVYVKILKPLNVLKKYFSKGNLKRGEEQQIEFPNSENRDGFTIDLFDPEKDASDFEKFHQKFLKDKKYCTLRDLAYIKWRYLDIPSRNYRTYMITKDGLINAIIVFRITEFFGLKTVSILELMKYDEPESETSARVLLTWLSGQAKIHQLDLIMMVFQDLSTGKITPSRLGFLPVPSRFLPQPLEFILRIHHEKANIRGILDFKNWYLSLGDLDTF; encoded by the coding sequence ATGGGCGAAGTGAAAAATGATATTTCTTTTTCAGAGTTCGGTGATCCGGATTTTCACAGGCTTATTCAACTGACTGAAAATACCTATCCCGGTCAGGACATTTCAAAACCTGCTTATCTTGATTGGGAGTATTTGCGGAATCCGGATGGAAAGGCAATTGTTTTTGTTGCTGAAAAATTTAACGAGTTGTATTCTCAATACATCATTCTTCCCAGGAAATATTTTGCAAATACCAAAGTGCTGAATGGATCTTTGTCTGTGAATACACTCACGCATCCGGATGCCCGCGGACAGGGATTATTTCCAAAACTCGCGGAGCTGACATACGATAAAGCGAGCCGACAGGATATTCAGTTCACTGTTGGTTTTCCTAATCCTGTTTCATCCCCGGTTTTTCGTTCCAAATTAAATTTTAATACACTTGGATATCTTCCGGTTTATGTGAAGATTCTCAAGCCATTGAATGTTCTGAAAAAATATTTCTCCAAAGGAAATTTGAAGCGGGGAGAAGAACAGCAAATTGAATTTCCGAATTCAGAAAACAGGGATGGATTCACAATTGATCTGTTCGATCCCGAAAAGGATGCATCAGACTTCGAAAAGTTTCATCAGAAATTTTTAAAGGATAAAAAATATTGCACACTTCGTGATCTTGCTTATATCAAATGGAGATATCTGGATATTCCGTCAAGAAATTACCGGACGTATATGATCACGAAAGACGGCTTAATCAATGCGATTATTGTTTTTCGGATCACTGAATTTTTCGGTTTGAAAACAGTCAGCATTCTGGAGTTGATGAAATATGATGAGCCGGAATCAGAAACCTCTGCTAGGGTTCTATTAACCTGGCTGTCCGGACAGGCTAAAATTCATCAACTTGACCTGATCATGATGGTATTTCAGGACCTCTCAACAGGGAAAATCACTCCTTCCAGACTCGGTTTTCTTCCGGTTCCTTCCAGGTTTTTGCCTCAACCATTGGAATTCATTCTAAGAATTCACCACGAAAAGGCGAATATTCGGGGTATTTTGGACTTCAAAAATTGGTATCTCAGTCTTGGGGATCTGGATACCTTTTGA
- a CDS encoding polysaccharide deacetylase family protein has product MNILTIDLEDWFHILDHPATERPEQWSGFESRLEGNVDRLLDLLDEHQQQATWFCLGWIAKEYPAIVKKVAAKHEIACHSDIHQLVYTQSPATFREDTLTVMKRLEDLCGKKMNAYRASGFSITEETSWAFEILKECGITVDCSVFPASRNHGGFQKFGTAQPCRISVGGTFLKEFPLNTVRLMGKEIVFSGGGYFRALPYAYIHSQMKKSEYVMTYFHPRDFDPQQPVLQTLPFKRKLMSYVGLKGALPKFKKLLSDHSFVDVRTAEQQVKWDHTPVVYL; this is encoded by the coding sequence ATGAATATTCTCACGATCGATCTCGAAGACTGGTTCCACATCCTGGATCATCCTGCGACCGAACGGCCTGAACAATGGTCAGGGTTCGAGTCGAGACTGGAAGGTAATGTAGATCGTTTGCTGGATTTGCTTGATGAACACCAACAACAGGCAACATGGTTTTGCCTCGGCTGGATCGCGAAAGAGTATCCTGCCATTGTAAAAAAAGTTGCCGCGAAACACGAGATTGCCTGTCATTCGGATATACATCAGCTGGTGTATACCCAATCACCTGCAACTTTCAGAGAAGACACACTCACTGTGATGAAACGACTGGAAGATCTTTGCGGAAAGAAAATGAACGCTTACCGTGCATCAGGATTTTCAATCACCGAAGAGACTTCATGGGCATTTGAAATCCTGAAAGAATGCGGAATCACAGTGGATTGTTCTGTTTTTCCGGCAAGCCGTAACCATGGTGGGTTTCAGAAATTCGGAACTGCGCAGCCATGCCGAATTTCAGTTGGCGGGACTTTTCTAAAGGAATTCCCGCTGAACACGGTGCGTTTGATGGGAAAGGAAATTGTTTTCTCCGGAGGAGGATATTTCCGTGCATTGCCTTATGCATACATTCATTCGCAAATGAAAAAGTCGGAATACGTGATGACTTATTTTCATCCGCGTGATTTTGACCCTCAGCAACCTGTCCTCCAAACATTACCATTTAAAAGAAAGCTGATGTCGTATGTAGGCCTGAAAGGAGCTTTGCCAAAGTTTAAGAAACTATTGAGCGATCATTCTTTTGTTGATGTAAGAACAGCGGAACAGCAAGTCAAATGGGATCATACACCGGTTGTTTATTTGTGA
- a CDS encoding cold shock domain-containing protein, translated as MEKGIVKFFNETKGFGFIKMSSSDKEVFVHVTGLKEEIRENDEVVFDLQEGKKGLNAVNVRLA; from the coding sequence ATGGAAAAAGGAATTGTAAAATTCTTTAATGAAACCAAAGGATTTGGCTTTATTAAAATGAGTAGCTCTGATAAAGAGGTATTTGTACACGTAACTGGTCTGAAAGAAGAAATTCGTGAAAATGACGAAGTAGTATTCGACCTCCAGGAAGGTAAAAAAGGTTTAAATGCTGTGAACGTACGCCTCGCGTAA